A section of the Clostridium felsineum DSM 794 genome encodes:
- a CDS encoding CD3324 family protein, producing MKYEKAQNILPQNIIEIIQNYIDGGYIYIPRKNENKKSWGENTETKSYLKNRDKEIFNKYSSGVSVKALAEQYFLTEGSIRRIVRNIKNLSP from the coding sequence ATGAAATATGAAAAAGCACAAAATATACTTCCACAAAATATAATTGAAATAATTCAAAATTATATTGATGGTGGATACATTTATATACCTAGAAAAAATGAAAATAAAAAATCTTGGGGAGAAAATACTGAAACTAAAAGTTACCTCAAGAATAGAGATAAAGAAATCTTTAATAAGTATTCCTCTGGAGTATCAGTTAAAGCTTTAGCTGAGCAATATTTCTTAACAGAGGGTAGTATTAGAAGAATTGTAAGAAATATAAAAAATTTGAGTCCTTAA
- a CDS encoding MATE family efflux transporter, translating into MNKTRIKDMTEGNPLQLIFTFALPIFLGNIFQQLYNVLDTMIAGYNLGDNALAAIGATSAIYSLIIGMANGMNNGYSIIVARSYGEKNMEKLRHSVGVMLILNVITALLFTLLSCIFIMPILKLLNTPPEIIKDAYEFIIIILLGITSTILYNMEAGVLRALGNSKTPLVFLIISLFFNLAMDLIFVVIMHGGVWSTALATVISEVLSVILCFIHIVKYYPELKLSKKHFHFDKELIIEMFTTGLSMGLMSSIFALGTVILQGSINSLGKATITAHLAARKLDEMLMLPLSTLVTANATFVGQNYGAKKINRIREGIKKTCVLGFIWATFCVLIAYTAAPILTKALTGTSDSYITNMAAKYLKINLPFFYVLHILLVLRTSLQGIGRKIAPLISSSIEMIGKFAAVLWLVPKLGYLGVCIVEPILWVLCTLFLLGTFFKIEKDFEKLKIS; encoded by the coding sequence ATGAACAAAACTAGAATCAAAGATATGACAGAAGGAAATCCCCTTCAGTTAATTTTTACATTTGCTTTACCTATTTTTTTAGGAAACATATTTCAGCAATTATACAATGTACTTGATACCATGATTGCAGGATACAACTTAGGTGATAATGCTTTAGCTGCCATTGGTGCAACCTCTGCTATATACAGTCTTATTATAGGAATGGCCAATGGAATGAATAATGGCTACAGTATAATAGTTGCTAGAAGCTATGGAGAAAAAAATATGGAAAAGCTTCGTCATTCTGTTGGTGTAATGCTGATATTAAACGTTATAACAGCACTACTTTTTACTTTACTTTCATGTATCTTTATTATGCCAATCCTCAAACTTCTAAATACACCACCAGAAATTATCAAAGATGCCTACGAATTTATAATTATTATTTTACTTGGAATAACTTCAACCATTTTATATAATATGGAAGCAGGTGTTTTAAGGGCCTTAGGAAATAGTAAAACTCCTCTAGTTTTTCTTATTATATCTTTATTTTTCAACTTAGCTATGGATTTAATATTTGTTGTTATAATGCATGGAGGGGTATGGTCAACAGCCCTTGCCACAGTTATATCTGAAGTGTTGTCTGTAATTCTATGTTTTATACATATTGTTAAATATTATCCAGAGTTAAAGCTTTCTAAAAAGCACTTTCATTTTGATAAAGAGCTTATAATTGAAATGTTTACTACAGGTCTTTCTATGGGCTTAATGAGTTCAATTTTTGCATTAGGTACTGTAATACTTCAAGGCTCAATTAATAGTCTTGGAAAAGCAACTATTACTGCTCACTTAGCCGCAAGAAAGCTTGATGAAATGCTTATGCTTCCACTTTCTACCTTGGTAACTGCAAATGCCACTTTTGTGGGACAAAATTATGGAGCTAAAAAAATAAATAGAATTCGTGAAGGTATAAAAAAGACATGTGTTTTGGGCTTTATATGGGCAACTTTTTGTGTCCTTATTGCATATACAGCTGCACCTATACTTACAAAAGCACTTACAGGAACCTCTGATAGTTATATTACTAACATGGCTGCAAAATATTTAAAAATAAATCTTCCATTTTTTTATGTGCTTCACATTCTGCTTGTACTTAGAACCTCTCTTCAAGGAATTGGACGAAAAATAGCACCACTTATATCCAGCAGTATTGAAATGATAGGTAAGTTTGCAGCGGTTTTATGGCTTGTTCCAAAACTAGGATACCTAGGAGTATGCATTGTGGAACCCATATTATGGGTACTTTGTACATTGTTCTTATTAGGTACTTTCTTTAAAATAGAAAAAGATTTTGAAAAGCTTAAAATTAGTTAA
- a CDS encoding ABC-F family ATP-binding cassette domain-containing protein, protein MSILTVENMSHSFGDRVIFNRANFRILKGEHIGLIGANGEGKSTFMKLICGEILPDDGTIKWNNKFRIGYMDQHASLKKGVTALNFLKEAFEGLFEIENKVNKLYDELGSMNEEDMNKALNKIDVFQEILDKNDFYSINSKIQSVAAGLGIKELLNKDVSALSGGQRTKILLSKLLLQKPDILLLDEPTNHLDVEHIEWLKEYLINYENAFILISHDNSFLNSTVNVIYHLEHKTLTRYQGNYEYYLKLYEIKKQQLKIEYKEQQNEIAKLEEYIRKNKVRTATAKQAKSREKKLNKIERIEINKNIIKPYFKFKSAKMPESLIFNAKGLVIGYDKPLTKPIDLKMKRGQKIAITGANGLGKTTLLKSLFGLLKPIKGTVTLSDYKKIGYFEQEIAQDSKNTVLYEVWNTFPNLTQTEVRSDLAKCGLTRQHIDSPINILSGGEQAKVRLCKLINKPTNILVLDEPTNHLDIYAKEELKRALKEYEGSIILVCHEREFYENLATDVWNCEQWTV, encoded by the coding sequence ATGAGTATTTTAACAGTAGAAAACATGAGTCATTCTTTTGGTGATAGGGTGATATTTAATAGGGCAAACTTTAGAATTTTAAAAGGTGAGCATATAGGACTTATTGGTGCTAATGGAGAGGGTAAATCAACCTTTATGAAGCTTATTTGCGGTGAAATTTTACCGGATGATGGTACTATTAAGTGGAATAATAAGTTTAGGATTGGATATATGGATCAGCATGCTTCATTAAAAAAAGGTGTCACAGCTCTAAATTTTCTAAAGGAAGCTTTTGAGGGTTTGTTTGAAATAGAAAATAAAGTGAATAAATTATATGATGAACTTGGTAGTATGAACGAAGAAGATATGAATAAGGCATTAAATAAAATTGATGTATTTCAAGAGATTTTAGATAAAAATGATTTTTATAGTATTAATTCTAAAATACAAAGTGTTGCTGCAGGGCTTGGAATTAAAGAACTTTTAAATAAAGATGTTTCAGCTTTAAGTGGTGGTCAAAGAACTAAAATTTTACTTTCCAAATTGCTCCTTCAAAAGCCAGATATTTTATTATTAGATGAGCCAACTAATCATCTTGATGTAGAGCATATAGAGTGGTTAAAGGAGTATTTAATAAATTATGAAAATGCATTTATATTAATATCTCACGATAATAGCTTTCTAAATAGTACAGTGAATGTAATTTATCATCTTGAGCACAAGACACTAACAAGGTATCAAGGAAACTATGAATACTATCTTAAGCTTTATGAAATAAAAAAACAGCAGTTAAAAATAGAATATAAAGAGCAGCAAAATGAAATAGCAAAGCTTGAAGAATATATAAGAAAAAATAAAGTAAGAACAGCAACAGCAAAGCAAGCAAAATCAAGGGAAAAGAAGCTTAATAAAATTGAAAGAATAGAAATTAACAAAAATATAATAAAGCCATATTTTAAATTTAAAAGTGCAAAAATGCCAGAAAGTTTAATTTTTAATGCTAAAGGTCTAGTTATAGGATATGATAAACCCTTAACCAAACCTATAGATTTAAAAATGAAAAGAGGACAAAAGATTGCAATAACTGGTGCCAATGGGCTTGGAAAAACAACTCTTTTGAAAAGCCTTTTTGGATTATTAAAACCAATAAAAGGTACTGTAACCTTAAGTGATTATAAAAAAATAGGATACTTTGAACAGGAAATTGCACAAGATAGTAAGAATACAGTTTTATATGAGGTATGGAACACGTTCCCTAATTTAACGCAGACAGAGGTTAGAAGTGATCTTGCTAAATGTGGATTAACAAGACAACATATAGATAGTCCTATTAATATATTAAGTGGAGGGGAGCAAGCGAAGGTTAGATTATGTAAGCTTATTAATAAGCCCACCAATATATTAGTGTTAGATGAGCCAACAAATCATTTGGATATTTATGCTAAGGAAGAACTTAAAAGAGCCTTAAAGGAATATGAAGGAAGTATAATTTTGGTATGTCATGAAAGAGAGTTTTATGAAAATCTTGCGACAGATGTATGGAATTGTGAACAGTGGACAGTTTAA
- a CDS encoding DNA topoisomerase III codes for MGKILVLAEKPSVARDLAKVLKANINKKTHLEGNKYVVIWALGHLVSLADPESYGEKYKKWSMDTLPMLPKYMKLSVLKNTSKHFYDIKKVMERKDLDELVIATDAGREGELVARWIIEMAKWKKPIKRLWISSQTERAVKEGFQHLKDGREYENLYKSAKCRSEADWFVGLNVTRALTCKYNAQLSAGRVQTPTLYMIVEREEEIRKFKPKDYYTIEGKVKNFSMNWHDRRGDFKIFDKEKAESVAAKLKGRKGKIVEVSESNKKKYSPALYDLTELQRDANRFFGFSAKETLSIMQRLYENHKLLTYPRTDSRYIPHDVVATLKDRLKAISIGKYSKFAAEILKSKINVHKGFVDDSKVTDHYAIIPTEEKPALGALSNEEFKIYDLVVKRFLSIMLPAFEYLQTTIKVEVENEIFIAKGKVVKKKGWKEVYDKTEDFEEKSELKEQTLPSVNNGDDITFSEIVIKKGQTKPPSRFTEATLLSAMENPQKYVSMDKTSAKTLGETGGLGTVATRADIIEKLYKTFYIEKKGNEIVPTSKGKQLVNLVPSDLKSPLLTAKWEGQLDAISKGKLNGLSFVNEIKGYASKLVDDVKGSKDTFKYDNLTGTKCPECGKYMLQVNGKRGRMLVCQDRECGHRENSAMFTNVRCPECHKKLELRGEGAGRIYVCPNCSFREKYASFQNRFKGDNKKVNKREVSNYMKKMKKEAEDFNNNPFAALLGNIKLDDK; via the coding sequence ATGGGAAAAATACTCGTCTTGGCAGAAAAACCTAGTGTTGCAAGAGATCTTGCGAAGGTTCTAAAAGCAAATATTAATAAGAAAACTCATTTAGAAGGAAATAAATATGTAGTTATATGGGCGCTTGGACATTTAGTTTCTTTAGCTGATCCTGAGAGCTATGGTGAAAAATATAAAAAGTGGAGTATGGATACACTACCAATGCTTCCTAAGTATATGAAATTAAGTGTTCTTAAAAATACATCAAAACATTTCTATGATATTAAAAAGGTCATGGAAAGAAAGGATTTAGATGAGCTTGTAATAGCAACAGATGCAGGACGTGAGGGAGAGCTTGTTGCAAGATGGATAATCGAAATGGCTAAATGGAAAAAGCCAATAAAGCGTTTATGGATATCCTCTCAAACAGAAAGAGCAGTAAAAGAAGGTTTTCAGCATTTAAAGGATGGCCGCGAGTACGAAAATTTATATAAGTCTGCAAAATGTCGATCAGAGGCTGATTGGTTTGTTGGATTAAATGTTACACGTGCATTAACTTGTAAATACAATGCACAATTATCAGCAGGTAGAGTTCAAACACCTACACTTTATATGATAGTTGAAAGAGAAGAAGAAATAAGAAAGTTCAAGCCTAAGGATTATTATACTATAGAAGGAAAGGTAAAAAACTTTTCTATGAATTGGCATGATAGAAGAGGAGACTTTAAAATCTTTGATAAAGAAAAAGCTGAGAGTGTAGCAGCAAAATTAAAGGGGAGAAAAGGAAAAATAGTAGAGGTAAGTGAAAGTAATAAGAAAAAATATTCTCCTGCACTATATGATTTAACAGAGCTTCAAAGAGATGCAAATAGATTTTTTGGATTTTCAGCAAAAGAAACTTTATCAATAATGCAAAGACTTTATGAAAATCATAAGCTTTTAACTTATCCTAGAACGGATTCAAGATATATTCCTCATGATGTTGTAGCAACACTTAAAGATAGATTAAAAGCAATATCCATAGGAAAGTATTCAAAATTTGCAGCAGAAATATTAAAAAGCAAAATAAATGTACACAAAGGTTTTGTAGACGATTCTAAGGTAACAGATCATTATGCCATAATTCCAACAGAAGAAAAGCCAGCACTAGGAGCTTTAAGCAATGAGGAATTTAAAATATATGATTTGGTTGTAAAGAGATTTTTAAGTATAATGCTTCCAGCTTTTGAGTATCTTCAAACAACAATTAAAGTAGAAGTAGAGAATGAGATATTTATAGCAAAAGGTAAGGTTGTTAAGAAAAAGGGCTGGAAAGAGGTCTATGATAAAACAGAAGATTTTGAGGAAAAAAGTGAATTAAAGGAGCAGACTCTTCCTTCAGTTAATAATGGAGATGATATTACCTTTAGTGAGATTGTAATAAAGAAAGGTCAAACTAAGCCACCTTCAAGATTTACAGAAGCAACACTTTTATCAGCTATGGAAAATCCTCAAAAGTATGTAAGTATGGATAAAACTTCAGCTAAAACACTTGGAGAAACTGGAGGGCTTGGTACTGTTGCAACAAGAGCAGATATAATAGAAAAGCTATATAAGACTTTTTATATAGAAAAGAAGGGGAATGAAATAGTACCTACCTCAAAAGGAAAACAGTTAGTTAATTTAGTACCTTCTGATTTGAAATCTCCACTATTAACTGCAAAGTGGGAAGGACAGCTTGATGCTATAAGTAAGGGCAAATTAAATGGTTTAAGCTTTGTAAATGAGATTAAAGGTTATGCATCTAAGCTTGTAGACGATGTAAAAGGTAGTAAGGATACCTTTAAATATGATAATTTGACAGGAACAAAATGTCCAGAGTGTGGAAAATACATGCTTCAGGTAAATGGTAAAAGAGGAAGAATGCTTGTATGTCAGGATAGAGAGTGTGGACATAGAGAAAACTCAGCCATGTTCACAAATGTAAGATGTCCTGAATGCCATAAAAAGCTAGAGCTTAGGGGAGAAGGAGCGGGAAGAATATATGTATGTCCAAATTGCAGCTTTAGAGAAAAATACGCTTCCTTCCAAAATAGATTTAAAGGTGATAATAAGAAAGTAAATAAAAGAGAAGTATCAAACTACATGAAAAAAATGAAAAAGGAAGCGGAGGATTTTAATAATAATCCATTCGCAGCACTGCTAGGAAATATAAAGTTAGATGACAAATAG
- a CDS encoding nitroreductase family protein codes for MSIILKRRSIRKYKGIKVGNEIVDELLKAGMAAPSAGNEQPWEFMVLRDKDTMEKITEVHAYSKMLLSADVAIVVCGDIDKEKVKGFWVQDCSAATENILLAAEEKGLGAVWLGVYPMEDRVSGIRKLLNLPSNIIPLSIISIGYPDENKEASNRYNTSRVHYDKW; via the coding sequence ATGAGTATAATATTAAAAAGGAGAAGTATAAGAAAGTATAAAGGTATTAAAGTTGGTAATGAAATAGTAGATGAGCTTTTAAAAGCTGGTATGGCTGCACCATCAGCAGGAAATGAACAGCCATGGGAGTTTATGGTTTTGCGAGATAAAGATACTATGGAAAAGATAACAGAAGTGCATGCATATTCAAAAATGTTATTAAGTGCAGACGTTGCAATTGTAGTTTGTGGAGATATTGACAAAGAAAAAGTTAAAGGCTTTTGGGTACAAGACTGTTCGGCTGCAACAGAAAATATATTATTAGCTGCTGAAGAAAAAGGTTTAGGAGCTGTATGGTTGGGAGTATATCCAATGGAGGATAGAGTTAGTGGTATAAGGAAGTTATTAAATTTACCAAGTAATATAATACCGTTGTCAATAATATCCATAGGATATCCAGATGAGAATAAAGAGGCATCGAATAGATATAATACATCGAGAGTACATTATGATAAATGGTAA
- a CDS encoding cupin domain-containing protein has translation MNNLKVYTKDDSISVKKENGTEVDYFIFDEYEIHLNKIPPHSIQEYHKHRAIDEAVIVVSGKIVLKWIEEGKEYSRTLTKGMIVRMGKAIHTIQNESNSFAEFNVLRTVPTGKNNREIIKNDKVLGRG, from the coding sequence ATGAATAATTTAAAAGTATATACAAAAGATGACTCTATATCAGTGAAAAAGGAAAATGGTACTGAGGTTGATTATTTTATATTTGATGAATACGAAATACATTTAAATAAAATTCCACCACACTCAATTCAAGAATATCATAAACATAGAGCTATTGATGAAGCAGTAATAGTTGTAAGTGGGAAAATAGTTTTAAAGTGGATAGAAGAAGGTAAAGAATATTCAAGAACATTAACTAAAGGTATGATAGTACGGATGGGTAAGGCCATACACACTATTCAAAATGAAAGTAATAGTTTTGCTGAGTTTAATGTTCTTAGAACGGTACCAACAGGAAAAAATAATAGAGAAATTATAAAGAATGATAAAGTTTTAGGGAGGGGTTAA